A stretch of DNA from Montipora capricornis isolate CH-2021 chromosome 1, ASM3666992v2, whole genome shotgun sequence:
ttgcgatcgcgaGTTATAACTTTCGATCGCAacttacaacttgcgatcgcaacttataacttgcgatcgcaacttataacttgcgatcgcaacTTATAACTTTCGATCGCAACTTGTAACTTGCGATTGCGATCGCGACTTGTAACTTGCGAGTTAGTTTCAGTATCAGTTACATGAAGCATGCAACACCCGCCATCTTTGCTATTAAGTACTCAGACGAAAAGGCATGCTTCATGTAACTGATACTGAAACTAACTTTCAAGTTATAACTTGCGAACTTGCGATTGCAAGTTACAACtcgcgatcgcaagttataagttGCGATCGCAGGTTACAAGTTGCGCTCGCAAATTATAAGTCGCTATCGAAAGTTATAAGtcgcgatcgcaagttataagttgcgatcgcaagttataagttgcgatcgcaagttacaagtcgcgatcgcaagttataagtcgcgatcgcaagttataagttGCGATCGCAAGTTACGTCATCGCGAGTTAGTAACTTGCGACGAAAAAATCGATGTGTCCCTTATGAGCCACCGtaggaatgcctcacgagcctttctgatggagtcacgactagtgtgtagttgttcgagcgatataaggatcatgtgatcctccgcgtgaccactggtcaggaagtgtcgtgaaaccgcagtgggggtataactacaaaaggggctTAACTACACTTCTACACTTCTACACTTAACTACACTTAACTAACTGGTcacttcctgaccagtggtcacgcggaggatcacatgatccttataccgctcgaacaactacacactagtcgtgactccatcagaaaggctcgtgaggcattcctcatacacagaggaaaaacactggagcctgcaggccttaacagaagagatgaaatgtaatttagtttagctaccttttaattttcttttgtttttttcatcttgttatcatgtattattctctctcctcttttttatgcatttccgtttttataacacatcacgtagcatttttatgtcatttccggtaaatataaagatcttgttactagcatttatccattcaataaacctgaagaaggctggtgttggccagccgaaatattgcaagcaacaacgcctatgttcacgttgtcttgatcaacctttgcaggatattttcaattttaaagttttttatggtgtggtcacgatctattttgatccaacgtagagcaagttttgatcgtacacggtttttgcagtggtttaatacTTAAAGAGTGTTTAAGATCATCGATGGCGATATAGATTTGGGCGTCGTCCGCATAGAACATGGAGTCGAGACCGTGACCGTGGCTACATAATGATGTTGATAGATCGTATATAGTTCCTGGGCAACCGAGCTCTGTATCagttccaacctcgttcccagggtctctcttctctgcctccattgtcgttctCAACGACAAACGACaacggaggcagagaagagagaccctgggaacgaggtggTATCAGTCCTTCCTTTCGGTCTGCCTCCAGCACAAAATAAACACCTTTTGGAATTAACTAGGTGAGACTTTGTCGTGTACGATCCAACTAAACTCCTCTGCACCCTGTGTACCAACCCTAACCCAACTTTGTAACAATTACTGCATGCAAACTCTTCATTGGGCGTTAAACTTTAAATTTCCCGTCCAACATCCGTGACAAAGTTTAGTCGGCATGACTATTCCGTGGGTGGGGGTAGGGGAAGGGTGAGGGTGAAGGTGAGGGGTAGGGtggggtagggggtgaagggcgccatagctgaaacaacccgccaaacctttacaaaaatgctaaccttatgTTTTAgattaccctgcgagcagagcctctctaggttgccgcagcccaagtttctgggctagtcactccggtgAAACAGGATTAGGCAGCACACGCATCATATTTTCGACAAGGCCAAGGTCAAATTCGAGCCTTCaatacgaaaatcaatatggcgtttAGGACTTGGCCTGGGTCATTCTCGTCACCGGAGCCTCGGGTccacccaaggctctgggaaactctatttaGGAGAGCATGCGCCGTAGGGATCTTATAGGCCAAActcggctatttgaaccttactgtGCCTgttcactcctcgtgctaacatgaatgcatcaattagagacgcttttgattgttcttcacgaaaaccaatgagaagacactttatTGTATAAACtgttgttcttaggccatcttagcttgattaagaaaacaacacaaacagcggtgataaacccCTAATGTttacaatatatatatagttttcaaaaattgtaacggtcacttttgaaaatgtctgttgactagcatacgcaacgtcaagttttataaaaatgcgttagaagacactttgtttcagggttccccactGGGTTTGAAATTGTCTCTAAGCAACagcttgcgcatactcaataaagacctgacacgatttctgcagagtcctttgtTAGGATCTGCTGGCAGGGTGGTATTAGATATGCCAAATGCAAACCTCATGCTTTTCTAAAATGCTAACACTATgctttagggacggaccattagaaaagtgatgggggatggggggggggtgggggattttcagcttgtacgaatttttttttttcgcgtgctGCTTgtacaggaattttttttccaggtgaaaccccctgcacgaatttttttttagacaaatattgctgtttttaacagtgaaatcttgatgcattatctatgtttttgtgagacaatagagttacgcaagcaacacatcaaaaacctctcagacacacaattgactgcagagcagatcaatttactctctcgaggtttgaaattcattccaacacctgtcatgaaagaaaaccagataaggcgccagctaatttcagacttcaaccaatttgccagaaggatgcgccttcaatatatctatcatgaccaaaatactgagcaacatccaatttccgtgaaatccagttggattccaccgattcaacggtcagttgctcttgagacttacttagaagaagtcaaaataaagcttgcggaactccactggttaaacctaaaaataatttgccacccggcgaggaacgagctctcaaggagcttattaacaacaaagaaattattctcaaaaaagaagataaaggcacaacaaccgtcgttttGAACAGAGAAAACGAAATTACTGatggacagatacaactggatgttagaaataactatcagccactagacaaaccaatggttggagatacattccagcgagttaaactcctcattaactcccttcgccaagcagggtgcatggatgaaatgacggctaaatagtttaaccaaacaccagatccgcctcgaattccagtgttctataccctcacgaaaattcacaaaccgacattagtcggaagacctatcatatttgggtgtgatggcctaacagaacgcctatcatcattccccagcggcgtagacaaagtacttcagccaatagcacaaatacaggaatcgtatcttaaagatacgacacatttcataaggtttattgagagcactagggtgccaaaaaacgcttttctagtctcaatggatgtcactagcatgtacacgaatatcccacaggaggaaggaatcactatagtgtgcaacgcatacgaaaattcttatagcgttaacaaaccactaccgtggaaaaggttcatttacgaggtattttggttgtgggatacaaacaaagaagaaatagagcatttcattgagcaagcaaattcgtaccaccctacctacctaaagtttaccgctgaaatctcacagttagaaacaactttcttggacacaacagtctataggGGAGAGAGATTcaagaaagaaccgattctcgacgtgcgcacacattacaaacccactgaaacacttcagtacacaaactacaacagttgccacccagcaggcgttaaaaaaggcttcgttaaagaagaagctcttaggctcctgaggacaaactcttctaaagtaatgtttgaggagaacattaaaaactttagaacacgcctgacatcgagaggttatcccaataacctggtggaaaaaatcatctccgaagttaaattcgcaggaagaaagaacgctcttacacaaaaaacagaaagcgcaaaagaaaattctaccctttgtgacacaatttcatccattactgccatgtttgaaaaatattctaacggaaaaattgcatttaatacaaaaccagccgctactaagagagatatacaaggaacctcccttgatctcttatagaaaagggaaatcgcttaaagacatgcttgttttaagcaaaactataaaggcctttatcaacacaatggtcacacagctttagtcgtgcaggtctgtcaaccccattttaacatgctattgtagtgtgaattaatttatgtcacctttaagggcccactgacgtattttttggggtgcgttgctaaggatgtaatagttaagtaatttgagaaaatttggcattattttggtcagtttccaacttttgtaagccaatgaccctaaatatgacgtcatcataccacgcccatagtcacgtgaccaatgaaAGAAAACTCTAGATTTGTCTCCgggctacgcaatttgggtatttaatcgatggtttgataattagtattcgtttttgcatccagccaagcatggttttctttttattttgaaaaatgttcttttaagagacataaacgatactgaaatatccataactttttcaaaaaagatgattttgaaaaatcaatgcttagctatattttgtgtttgggggtgaaacgtgccatgtaaaaaaaaaatttattcaatttaaaaccgccggaaatttagcttttctctcaaaccggaagtcagttcgtttacgcatgcgcagttgatctgagaacgaccgcgaggaagggcgaggaaaaaccttcgatggaaacaacagttttgtgtggtgacttttgcttgtgagtgggttttcttgtcagctcatgatatgatgacgtcagttaccggaagtaacatttcacttccttagcaacgcccgaaaaatccgtctgtgggcccttaatttGTCAggttcattcagtgtgaggaaaacacctcagtacactagatgtctttatttattaataataatatagcagggcctggggtaaggccccaagaatgttttgaataagaattatatTATTAcgagacactggcaaatattatataattgaatataaacctgaagaaggctggtgttggccagccgaaatattgcaagcaacaacgcctatgttcacgttgtcttgaccaacctttgcaggatattttctattttaaagttttttatggtgtggtcacgatctattttgatccaacgtagagcaagttttgatcgtacacggtttttgcagtggtttaatccttaaaaagttattatataattattaaataaaagtcacaattcttgggtttcactcacgtgatcaacagccatgtttctcaacgaaaacaaaagaagacgttagcataataatagctgtcaattcccggaggattggatcgggacaccaacatggccgccatttcattgtttggggacaccaacatggcggccgtgacgtcatgtaaaatccaagaattggaccttccttctgcaggaattttttctgctttaccttcttctttgctcgaatttttttcttggcattttcccttgcatgaatttttttttggtttggtccccccccccccatcacttttctaatggtccgtcccttagatAATATTTAGCATTTTTGTTAAGGTTTgcgttgtttcagctatggtacccTTCATCCCTACTCCACACCCCTTGCCCCTAACCCCACACCCCAGCCCCGAACGccaaaatccccccccccccttcccccaccccAACCGCCGGAATATTACATCGTGGGTTGGGCCGGAGGTAGAGTACTGGGGCGAGCCACATTGTTCACATCGCTGGTCAGCAAGAAAGCCAGATGATCAAGGAAGCTGAGAGGGAGAGTGCTTTGCTCAGTCAGGTGAGTGAATTTATCAAAACATGAACGAGAATTAGGTAGTAATATCACTCGTGACGAAATCATTTAATAACCGCAGCACGAGGCGTCCATGTGACCAAGGGACGAGTTTCACGCGGAAATCTCGCGTTGGAGTCTGCGATTGTGTATTTGTCAAAATATTTGACCGCCATATTTGCTCATTAGCTTGGTCTAGTCGCGTGAATTGTTTCAGCCCTGGTCAGTTTTGGCTACCAACTTCGACTTTGTTGGCATGAGAGAAAGTTGTGTGGATGATTTATTGCTGTTCGATAATATACGCTGACTTAGTTTTCTGTTCCATGCACTGTATCTGGGTTTGTACGCAATGTTATTGCTGTTGATCGAGATATCAGCTTTACTAGCATTTTTAATTTCCGATCCCTCATGTCAGCTGTGATGCTTCGCTCTCTTAACCGAAAGATTTAGCGGATACCTTTTATTCTTTGGCAGGAACTTCGTGAAGATTTGTTTCGAACGAGAGGCGTAATGGATTGCGTTTTCTTGTAAACACGCTCGTAAGACACACGATTGGCGTTGGTGATTCATCATGGATTCAACCATCGTAAGTATTTATAAAGATTATCCCTCACGATTCAGCAAATTATTGATGACTACGTCAAAATTTTTTTCGGGGTATGTTTATCTTTCTAATGGAAATTCGCTCAACATGTTGAATCCACAAAATGGAACGCAATGAATTTGAATTTTGCGTGGGATCAACCCAACCTTTACTGGAGTTATCCTTGGGAAAAAAACAGGTTGCGTCTTTAAAAGAAGCTGCCATCATAAAATGAAAGCAAGATTAGTCGCGTTTGTCTCAGGTGtgttattttcagttttggAAGTAACGGGAAAAGCCCCGTTGTTTTCAGACAAATCCGTCTAAAATATGTTTTTGGTTTCTTCTAATCAGCTGTGATCGAACGTTTTTGTAttgcccttgagataaggttaCGAAAAATAAATAGTTGACAGCTTGCGAAGCAGCTTGCCTTGGAAACATGCTCGTCCTACTTGAGTGTCAATTTCGAAGGGGAAATGTCTTGCTTTTTCCTGGAGCAAGCTTAAACTTGTAGAACTTATCATCGCTTTTGTTCAGATGGGGCCGGAAGTGCCTTGCCCTTAATGTTATTGGATCAGTTGCTCTCGTTGTGTTTACATATTCGTCATGACTTTTTTTGACGAAATTTTCGCTTAATAATTCTGTGgtattttataaataataatttattattactcTGAACATCTCATAGAGAGGAAAGTACGTTTTAGACAAATCTTCTGGGTTGCTGCATTCAAGTGTGTTTCTGTATATGACTCAGTTgtgcttacatttcttttaaagttattcatcaatttttgaaagaaagatatatTTCGTGGAAAGAGTGAGAGTTTAGACAGATATTTAGATTTCCAGATAACCAGATATTACTGTGACTACAATAGGATGCTGTTTAAGTTAAAGAAATTAATCTTGATTCTTTGTTATTGTCATTTTGTTATGCTGTTGTTATAATGGAATGTGTTAgttacataattttatttcatagTTGTTGCTATGTGCCTCATTTTACATCAAAGGTAATGTCAAAATGTGACAAGAACCTTAAGTGGAACTTTCATCTATATACCATGAACAGATCCATGACAACATGGATTCTTTTTTTGTCacataaaataaagaggtgAAAAGATAGCAGCTTCATTATGCATCTGCTGTTCAAAACACCTCAGTTCtcagcaaaagaaaattaacttttACTGTGTAGGTTagctagtttttttttgtttgtatcaTGTATACATTCGTTTTTAGCGGTTTACTTCATGGATCTACGAGTTGAAGCAGGAATATTGTTTTGGGGTTGATATTATCAGCTCCCTTCCCTGTTCATGGTGCACTGAAGTCTTTGGGAGGTTTCGTGCCTTCTGCACGTTGAGTGCGAAGTTTTGCTCTTCATTTTAAAGAACAgccaattttgtttcttactttTTCACAGGTATCCACCTCTAGTTTACCATGTCTTCAAGCAAATATAAATGATTCAAAAGGATTCAAGCATGGAACAAAAAGCAAACATCTTGGAATGGCCAGTGAGCCTTTATTGTCGCTGCCAGCTTCAGATCTGGAAAAATCAGATTGCAGCAATAACATAATAGCCATTGCTTGTGAAGGTACTCACATAGGTTCTGACGGAAATGTATCAGGTACATATCCGCTggaatattgtttcttttgttctcaaaGTGGCCCGGTCATAGAAGAAAAGGTTTGTGGTGATCAGAAGTCCAGAGGAAAAGCAGAATTCAGAAGTCTGCAGGATTTCAGTTCTGTTGATTCAAGCAGAGCCTCAAGTACTCCACAATTAAGGGTGAATTCTTGTGACAATTTGATGAAAATAAGGTTTAGTTTGGTCCCAGTTTTGCAGgatggttcatcaaaaactgagttaaatggaactaAAAACTCAGAAGAACAAAGTGTTTCATCTTCTAATGAAAAAAGTTCTGAGGTGCGTGACAGCTGTGGATTAATGTGCCGGATTTGTCATGGTGGCTTTGAGGAAGGCGAACTCATACGTCCCTGCAAGTGCACAGGAACTGTGAAGTATGCACATCAGAACTGTATCTTGCACTGGGTTTCAAAGTCTGGGAATCATAACTGTGAGCTGTGCAAGTTTAAATTTAGAACTCGTAAGGAAAGCGTCAAGTGCTTTTGGAAGGTTGGTGAACATACATTATTATCTTATAATGTTGAGTAGGATAATTATAGCAGGATATCACAAACTTTAACTCATAAGGGTCAAAGAAGAGCAGGAAAGGAAAATAAGTTTAAAGTATAGGAGTACGAGTAGTCTCTTCAGTTCTATGATACAGTACCCTATCTTTGTTTATGCTTTTTCTGTAAGGTGATGTTCACAAAAATGAACAGAAAGATGTCTTAGTTGGACTTGCACCTCTACTGCTCTTTTGTTATTAAACAGACACAGTTAGGTTATTGCATCTTTCATTGCCAGACGGCTCCTACTGCCAACTTAAAGCATCTGGCGTTAGCTGTAGTTACCTTTGTATCAGTCATGCTCTTTTGGGAGATAAAAGAGTTATAATGAGGGAACCGTCTGTAAAGCAGGGTAGTACTATTTAACAATCATGTTAAATCTTGCTTACACTATATAAACTTATATTTATTTCAATGCTACTAATACAccgtattccaaaatggccgccatttagatattttgttttcattcaaattggaccttgatgcctcgttcaaggcaaaatattcttttgaattttcagctcaagaacgaggcatcaagggctaatttgaataaaaacaaaagaatttatttaaatgacggccattttggaataaggtctattcaaaTTGAAGACTTCATCCTCTTTGTTCATGTACATTTACAAGTACACACCAAAACGTAGTTACAtggtgaaaatgtaaattgatacTTTTGCattataagtaaataaattattattattattattattattattattattattacattcttttgctttcatttacatgtaagctaataatagtaattttattgttaactttCTTTTCTGTTACTTATAGTGGAGATTTCC
This window harbors:
- the LOC138043871 gene encoding E3 ubiquitin-protein ligase MARCHF1-like, translated to MDSTIVSTSSLPCLQANINDSKGFKHGTKSKHLGMASEPLLSLPASDLEKSDCSNNIIAIACEGTHIGSDGNVSGTYPLEYCFFCSQSGPVIEEKVCGDQKSRGKAEFRSLQDFSSVDSSRASSTPQLRVNSCDNLMKIRFSLVPVLQDGSSKTELNGTKNSEEQSVSSSNEKSSEVRDSCGLMCRICHGGFEEGELIRPCKCTGTVKYAHQNCILHWVSKSGNHNCELCKFKFRTRKESVKCFWKWRFPEISTKGWLHIGLFIAFATMLLTSITWIIWSRVSRTPSAVAERTTEEVKFAYMVNGLFIALAVGGLYFDSLKHFKQYSKRWRALNQNVVVESYTSDRDTKKESVVPSCSSNENRHWFVSIAVEETEAERQADAHRNHPYPPAWI